In one Oryza glaberrima chromosome 2, OglaRS2, whole genome shotgun sequence genomic region, the following are encoded:
- the LOC127761973 gene encoding uncharacterized protein LOC127761973: MLEKIKGQLMSRFYNKLKKTEKWEGPFYPKIGKKLLKNAEHANICYVLPVGKGIFQVQERQSSYIVDVISKHCDCRRWDLTGIPCCHAIDCIREERLSEQDFLPFCYSIEAFKSVYANNIMPCSDRANWEKMNRPQVLPPVYEKKVGRPKKTRRKHPTEVQGKNGPKLTKHGVIIHCSYCHEPNHNKKGCPMRKKAIKPKIQIRKKKDVAPGSQVPSITQEMMGTQPRTSTGLLNEVNDNMLSVIMAESSQPS; this comes from the exons ATGTTGGAGAAGATCAAAGGGCAGCTGATGAGTAGGTTTTATAACAAGCTGAAGAAAACTGAGAAATGGGAAGGGCCATTCTATCCTAAAATTGGTAAGAAATTACTGAAGAATGCAGAGCATGCTAACATTTGTTATGTTTTGCCTGTTGGTAAGGGGATATTCCAAGTCCAAGAAAGGCAATCCTCATATATTGTAGATGTCATCAGCAAGCACTGTGATTGCAGAAGATGGGACCTTACTGGTATTCCCTGTTGTCATGCCATAGATTGCATTAGAGAGGAGAGGCTGTCTGAACAAGACTTTCTGCCATTCTGCTACTCAATTGAGGCTTTCAAGAGTGTATATGCCAACAACATCATGCCATGCAGTGATAGGGCCAACTGGGAGAAGATGAATAGGCCACAAGTTCTGCCTCCAGTGTATGAGAAGAAAGTTGGCAGACCTAAGAAAACAAGAAGGAAGCACCCTACAGAAGTGCAAGGCAAAAATGGCCCAAAACTCACCAAGCATGGTGTAATCATCCATTGCAGTTACTGCCATGAGCCAAATCACAACAAAAAGGGTTGTCCAATGAGGAAGAAAGCGATCAAGCCCAAGATACAGATCAGAAAGAAGAAGGATGTAGCTCCAGGAAGTCAAGTGCCCAGTATAACTCAG GAAATGATGGGCACACAACCTAGAACAAGTACTGGATTGCTAAATGAGGTTAATGACAACATGCTCAGTGTGATAATGGCAGAG TCTTCACAGCCCAGTTAG